The DNA sequence CAAAATGCAGTTAATCCAAACAGAAGTCTCTCTGAAGGATATCCTATATTGAAACAGTGATATCTCAAACAGTGGTATTTCACACAGTTGGGTATCTGTGTGCACAGGCACAGTGGCATCATAAGCACAGCTGTTATATGAGGGCACACTGGGGTGCTAATCCTGATGTCTATGCACTCTGTTTAGAGTGGATCTGCCCTTATGGGCCTCTTTGGGTTAGGCTTGTGAGACAGAATACAAACAATTGGCCCACATAATTGAGTCATCGTAGGCAGCTCATGTTACCGATTGAGCTACAGTATATAAGTCACATACTAAGATCAATAGCCAAGGTACATGTTTATGATATCTGTGTGCTTCATCTATCACtgtgaaaaatacatttgactttgaaatattaccacctttgaatttgtagcactgaatttttttgcactgaaattatgcatccgaattttgctgcttttgaatttaagtcttcagattgacacctctgaatattttgctttgaaattatgtatctgaatataactgctcttgaatagaacttgtgaattttcaggaacacgttttcactgttatcatttaaggttaataaattcagataaaaaaaaattcaagctcaaaaaaaattcaaacaatatatttcgaagttgctcaaattcggtggacgaaattcagataccaaaatacgagttacaaaatattcagatacacatccgggacaccaaggatgagcaatcgattcattaggattttctgtttcaccttaaatgatgcactagttgcattctgtcgccgctagatggcgacaTACGAACGCTACTTCCATATCGtagaaaaactacacgtttagctttcTTTCGCatatattatctctttattttcaaattgtcTCAAAacatctgaaaggctcactaaagacacaatatagcAGATTATTGATATCCTAAAGATGAAGAaagtttactgtggaatttttttgtaatggccctgtgaacagagcatgtgatttgacagaatgtggaaacatgaactgtgggaATACAGTCTGCGAAAACTAGAacaccccatgaaagcctttgtctttttaaacatatttaaacatatgtacatttgactttcatttgaacagcactgagagatggagcttatacaaataaaactgaagaaattacttataaacataggttgtacaatgtaattggctttggcagagaggatttggcaaatttttcatgagtgcaacccacacactcagctctactgctcatcccacaaatgcatgttccttataaatgtggcagcattgaaaagggaaattaacaggcttttcaacggtataagatttattgccaagaagcattgttacaacaaatgaataatctacaaacacaaatttctatataaatattgataataatattagaaataaccagacgttgtgaatatacacaccgacattcagtgtttaaacaaacccaactttaaactctgcactttgggatattatatttgtactacaccttctgtaaaatcaattttagattcttgataatctgaaaattaaaaaataaaaatgccataggacatatactccaaagttcatgtttcaacagattctgtcatatcacatgctatgttcacagggacatgacaaaaattccacagtaaaatagtctgttatattgagccttcaatgagcctttcagatttttgagacactttgaaaataaagagataatatccagggAAGGttgctaaacgtgtagtttttccacggtatggaagttgtgtttgtatttgcaactagtgcaccatttaaggtgaaacagaaaatcccaatgaatcgattgctcatccttggtgtcccggatgtgtactctgaatattttgtaactcgtattttggtatctgaatttcatTGGTATCCGAATTCGTAACCTTAAAtgataacagtgaaaacgtgttcttgaaaattcacgagttctgtTCAAGAGCAGTTATATTCAGACGCATAATttcgaagcaaaatattcagaggtgtaaatctgaagatgtaaattcaaaagcagcaaaattcagatgtataatttcagtgcaaaaaaattcagtgctacaaattccaaggtggtaatatttcaaagtctgatgagacagatttgcttccatacgtTTAaccattacatatttttttttacaattgctAACCAATGTGTTTACAAGAATTGTTTACCAATACCTTAGGCACTTTTTCTAAACTCTTAAAACAGCAACACAAATACATCACGCAGTTAGCCAAATAGTTAATTATCTGTTCAAAACACATTctgtaaattaaatatgaaCTTTGCATTTCAAAATGCAAACATAAGTTTCTCTACATAAACTCTGGAAACCTGCCTCAATATCGAACCATTCACTAGCACATGTTTTTCATCAAAGAGGAACATGTGGTCAGTTATCGCACAATCACTGTCAAAATACAACAGTTTATGGCATCACAGAAACAGCATTACTTTCCATGCGTCAATTCTACCAGCAAACAATAGACGTTATGACATCCACtggatttttacttttttttttcctggaaacCACTGTATATTTACTTGAGTGTAAAATTTGTGTTTTCGGTAACTTACAATCTACAAGTGATTGGCTAATATTAACTGTATGGTAAACAAGAAAAGAGTTCATGGCAGTCTTCATGcagtaaaaatgtttatatttgagTAGGGTCTGTAGAAATGGAAGTGATCaacaaaaaaatcacacatacaTGGCCTTTGGtccaaaaatgtgtaaaaataaaatacacaaataaaacacaaatacggttaaaaaaaaaaaacacatacacacagaaggTGTGAAAAATACAGTCCTGTTTCAGTCTTTCCTTTGTACAgacattatttccttttttgtcactctctctcactgatgatgttgtgttgttggtgttgtgtATCCACATTTATAAAACTCAATCAAGAAAGCCCCATTGATAAGTCCATGTCATTGAATGCACTTTAGCACCTGTTTATGTCTCAGATTAAGTTTGGAATCAGTTGGTTCATCTACTTACATCAAATATTTCTCCATTTGTCAGTATTCTGTTCATTACcaaatgttgtttcaaaatagCTTCAGTTGTTGATAGCTCCAGAAGTAGATACTGTATTAtactgtatttaatttttttttaagtttaaatttCTGGCACATTGTGTAAAAGCGTTTGTAAATAAGACAAGAAAGATCCATATTTTGACAGTGGCCAAGCTTGTATATACAGAAaatgtaagcattttagaaatatgTTTAATTGTCTGATTTATTTGGATTTGACACAATGTTGGCAAATAGTAAGGTGCAGTCACCTTTCAATGATATGTAATTTGTGAAGAACAGAGCATTGTTGAGTGTGGATATTTATTCCTTTTCCTTTTATGAAGATCCCGTCCATCACTGGAAAGCCTCaaaatttcatgataaatgAAATGTCATATAACATCACAGCACACTATATTTCACTCAGTATTTGATGTTGTCATCTTTTACATGGCTTTTAGAAAATAATAAGTTTAAGGATGTGTTGTCATCTGTGTCTATTTTGCATTCAAGTCTGGAGCATTCCAGGTAATTTCTCCAAAGCCCCATAGTGGAGTTCCTGGGGAGTTGAAGAGGGATATTAAAGTGCTTTAGTGATAAATTTGAAAAGGCTTTGGGCTGAGGCGGCTTTGTGATTATCATTCGGGAATATTTGCGTAGGAATCCATAAGAGCAGTCTGATTGTCTGTGGCTGTAAAGAGATTAGAGTCTCACACTGGCGCACTAAGCCTTCCTTTCAGAGGAAGATAAGATTCCCTAATTTCATAAAGTTTCTCAAATGATGGTCTTTTTTTCTTAGTGACCTCTCTTATGGTTGTTGAAGTGAATGGAGACTGAGAGCATTTGGAATGATGGAGTGTGTAACTGAAAATGAAGAgtaggaggtgtgtgtgtgtgtgtgtgtgtgtgtgttgtgaccAGCAATACTCTTTTAAACTTCAGCTGCAAAATAATGAAAGGGAGGCAATTTCCTTAGATCTGCGTGGAGTGTGCAATGGAATATAGAAAGAGGAGGGTCTCTGCTGTCTGCACACATTTAATTTGGTCCTTTAGCAAAAATGATTCAcagtaaaacacattttctatgtcctatatttttttataaaggaCTGTGAGATATAGATATCCaggtgtatattttattttattagataATTTCTCTCAAACATGGACACTCTGaccaaaagaaaaatattacaGTGACTACACTTATCGTATAATTTCTAAAATGTTATTTCTGGTTCAAGGCTAAGAAAAATCCTCCTCTGACATAATCTTGAATGTGATAATGtgattacattttgaaatttcTCTACACCTTTTCCATGGCAACAAGTGTAAAAAAGCTTGTCACAGCGCTAAAACCGGCTGAATATTTTCAGTTACAGCAGTGGACCCACAtctatgtgagagtgcaaaacAAGGATTAACTCCATAATTAACagtgtaaaacaaacacaagaggCACTGTACTTAGTAAATatggcaaaaacaaaacagaaagccAAAGCCATATAAAGCAAGTGTATAGTTTCCTTGCATATCATTCTTGAGTGCCTTGTATTTGGTTTAAACAAAGGCTTAGTCTCAACATAAGCTCATTCCTTGAGTaattttgaacaaaacatttcattacatttcataCTAATGTTTCATTAAGGCCCCAGGGAACTAGGTTAACCTGTGGAAATCAGGTATAATATATCccttttaaaaaattgtaattttatCATAAAAATTGTAATCATCTCATGGCACATTTGGTCTAACGTGCTGTCTACTGTGGTCTCTGCTGAAGTTTAAAGGATGCAGAGAATGGTTTGTCTGCGTAAACTGTAGGAACGTTCAAATGCATTTTGAGATTAATCAATGATTATatgtttaaagtaattttgAATTATGTAGCATTCCATTTAGATGCTCTTTCTTTAGAAAACTAGTCATCTGCCTGTCCATCCCAAGTCACTCTAAAGGAAATCACTGGGATGTGTTTGGTTGGTGTAATTCCTTTAGAGTGGGAAAGggattgttgtttttttgcacaCAAGCATTTGCAGTCTTCCACTGTGAGTGGATCTAAATGCAGGCTGTCAGACCATAAGGAGGTCTGGTTCTGGAAAGGAGGCCGTGGGGTGACAGAGAGCTGGCAGCATCTTTGAAGCTTTGCAGAGAGTGAGTGTGGAAAGATAGGGCAGGATGGGGAGGGCTGTGGCTAAAGGAGACCTGCTGATGGCCTGTCTGAGTTTCATCTCTCTCTATAGTGTGGGTGGGAATGGGATGGCTCAGATGACTTGGTTGTTGATTTGTGCCAGAAAGCActggctctgttctccctcccCTCTTTAGCCTGTATATCAGGCTGCCTGAAACAGGACCCATCCTTGGGGGGCCTGCAGTGAAACAACATCTGCGGAAACTGCCATCCACCCATACCCTTGATTTCACGCTAGGTTTTGGAGTGGTGACAGCCGTTTCCATGGAAACATGTAGACACTGCCTAGGCGTGTCATGCTGGTGGCTGTATAGACACTCCGATGCCATTCGGTGGTCAGAGGACGAGGCCAGGTCAAGCAGATTAGCTCCAGATTGACACATACAGTGGCTTTATTTCCAAAGCGCAGTGGGGGAGTAAAGAAACAAGAGAAGAGGTTGTATGACACAGGAAGTCAGTCGTACCTAGAGTCTGAGCATTCACAATTATGTCACAGCCTTTGGACAGTATGGGGAGGCTTGTGTGGGGCCCTTTCACTGGCAATTTGTCATTTCATCTGTGAACTGGCCACAGGCCAGCAGTGAGTCATTTCTCTCGCCTGATTCAGTTTGCTGTCAGCTTATTATACTTTCTTCTCTTGAGTGGCCCTGGACAAAAATGGAGCATCTTTATCTAAAAGCAGGGATCCATTGCTTAAAAAACAGAACTTTTCTAGcttatttaaaagaacactacataatatttttaccttaaaattgcagctttaaaatcattgtgatgctccactgagctgtaataggagaatagagcctctgtcttaaATACTTGGGGtatagcactgcagaaactgcactatgaaacTTCTGAAGGAAGGATAGGAAACCAGCCAACATCCCTCCTATCTTCTCCTTGATTTTATTTGAGTGCTATAAAAATTCATTACAATAGGAAAGCCTCGGGAGCCAAAACAACAAATTTCCCCTagtgttttattaaatttaaaaaatggaatGCAAATAAATTATGCatggaaataaaacaacaacatataTATGTCAAGCTGTCAAGTGAAAGATATATATGCCCTATAAACATACAGACACATTGGATAATAACACTGAaacaatgtaatgtaatatgaaaataaaaggcAATGAAATCTCTGTATGTTAAAAGGTCCTTTGCAACAGAAGGTCGTTTGAACTGAGCCTGTGTCAATTAACATGATACTGCAGTAAATATGAATGGCACCACTGCACATTTGCTAGTGTACATACTATTTAGTGCATTATATACAGTTTGAGATGTGGTGTGAGGGTGCTGTACTTCATAGCATCAGCTCATTCAGAGCTAGATGAATGTCAATCCGTGATTCCCTTTATGCAGTTTGATTAGCAATATCAGATTTCCATATGTGACATAATTCCTAATAGGTCTGTCCTGACCTCTGCTATTCTTCACAAGCCAGCATTAACCAGTATTACCACAAGCTTCTATAGTTTTGCCCCTTCCCTTCTTCTGATCCTCTAAACTCAGGAAGAGGAATCCCTCATCCCTCGCTCTACAGCTTCCCCCATTTACAGTTCACTGCTGCTGTTCATGGAACGTAGATCATTATCTGAGATCCTTCATTTGAGACGCTCACTGAGTGTTTCATTTATCTAAAGAAAACTTACTAAACCTCTGAGCAATGTGAGGGagggtgtgtgttttaaacacactcacgcacacacacacacacacacacacacacagacacacacacacaaacatccctTCATCCCATCCAATAAAATATCCTTTATTGAGAACATACTGTACTataatttaacataaaataatttgtaataatATAAAGATAATTATAATGACAAATAGACATGGTCAGTGTgagtttttgtcatttaatattatataattctGCAGGCAAGgagcaaactacattttattgttttcttagTTAAATCATGCCTTATTATCCTGTTATCATCGCAGACAAATTATGCAGCTATCTGCATTTATATTTAGGACTATGCCTAAGTAATCTGTCTACCAGACATGCAGGCTGTTTAGGCTCTAAGAGTAATTCTGGCAAGTGTTAGGAGACTTTTAATAACATAGCTGCATTTAAATCTCACCTTTCATCAAAGTTCTATTCTTATCCATTGTTTGGGTAATGCCACCTGTGACAGTTTGACATATGTTTATTAAAGGTATGCTAAGGTTAGATCTTCAACATTTCTTCAAAACATTGTTTCTTACTCTTAGCTTTTTGATCCCAACACACAGCTGGTTTCTCTACAGTTCCTTAACAAATCTGTGTTTAAATTTATTCAATGTATTAGAGCAGCAGAACCGCAGAAGGTCAGTGATAATACGGATTAGGACCTTTTAGTAGGTCTTCAATTTTACCTGGAAATTTCTGATtcattccattcattcatttccaggAGTGGGATTCGATGCTGGCTACTCTGGCTCAGGAAAGAGCTGAGTCCTGTTTAAAAGATCCTGCTTTGTTTGAAGAACGCATGCAGAACACTGGATGGAATATTCATCAGTCTCCTCATAGCGTGGCTTCCTTTTCTGAGGTCATAAACTCTTGGTTCCAAGAAGGCCAGGACTACAACTACCAAAGTGGTCAGTGCAGAAACAATGGAACCTGCAAGCATTACACACAGGTGACTCTTTGGAGTAAGTGGGGTCCAGTATCAGTGCTAGAGTGTTAGATTTCAGCACAGTTTGGTGATTGGTGATTAAACTCCCACTCTAAATGTAGTCACTAACAGATTACTTGAATATAAGGGGAATCACCAAATTCTATCGGACACCCATAATGTAATCATTTGTGTATTTAGATGAACATTTTAGGGTAGTGCACCTGTCTAAtattgtctctgtgtgtcagcTGGTGTGGGCTACATCTAGTCAGGTGGGCTGTGCTGTTCATGTGTGTGGAATTGGAGGAGTGCACTGGGACCTGTTTGTTTGTGCATACTTCCCAGggtaagagtttttttttttttatgatgtttATTTGCAACATTTGAACTTCATCTtcatacacacattcaaataTGTTTCTAAATagataaacatttacaaaaaaagtagttctaatgtaaatgttaatgttaaccTATTTACAAATCGCTTTTATGTAtggttatattaattatttacttgATTTATTTTGCTCATGTAAAATTAATAGAAATCTTCATGTCTTGCACTATAATAAGACTAGatgtatttacagtatttatttacagtacagtacaaaattcagaacacacactgcagttgATGAATATCTGAAGTGAAGGACAATCCAGAATTTGGGGATAAAACAACaaccaaacaacaaaaaaaacatcatcatagacaaacacacaaaagcctCAAACACTTAATATTTTCCCactatttcaaataaataagtatTGTATGTATTAGCTTCAAATGTGAACTTCTAAAGTGGTGATATGTGGTGATGTCTGCTAGGGAACGTAACATTTTTAGGGAATGCCACTATAAGACAAAAGAtctaaataattctttatttatattgtacTTATTAAATGAACATATACTTACCATTACAGCTTATAAATCATGGTAATGCTTGACtgggttttaaaaatgataaaagagcctctgttgttggaacttcagtctcagcactgtagaaactgcactttgtaactttGGAGTGGGGTAGGAAATCACACCATCCCAATTGATTTCAGtactgtgctgtaaaaatgaaattaattacactTGGTGGAGACCCAGCAGCAAAATaagtcttacctagtgttcctttaaccacTAGGAAATGATACCAGTTTATCCCCAGACATTTGAAGGGGTATAGTTTAAAACAGAATTCTTTTACTTCATCTGCACCAGAACTGGCTTTTCAATCAATCTCAATCTATTGCAATATCTCTCAATGAACACTGGTGATTATGTAAAGCATGATGGTATGTAAACActtttgctgtgtgtttatgcaGGGGAAACTGGGAGGTGAATGGCAGGCTGGTGGTACCTTATAAAGCAGGAGTGTACTGTTCTCTCTGTACATCATCGATGTCCGGCTGCTTCCGTCTTTGGGACCATGTTGGTGGTTTATGTGGTGAGAACATGGGATGACCAAAAACAGGACTCTGAATAATGctctttgatgttttttttaaatcacctaACATGACTTCGTAAAGCAAAGACTAGAAAAATAACCGAATAAATAGAAAGCTTGTGCAATGTTGGAAAAAAAGTGAATATTGACCTAATATTCACTGAATTCACTTAATGACTGGTTCCTTGAAGGAATATTGACCTAAATTCTTCTCCGTGTCCCTTTCTTTAGATAAGCCATGATTCAATTGCATGGCAAAAGTTTTTATAGGCAAAGCATAACCAAAGATGAACACTACTACTTTGTTGCATATGTTCTGTTTAAGATAATGCTGTAAGTGGCAAAACATTGCCTGGTTTAATCATTGTTCATACCATGGTATATTTATCATCGGTTTAAAACAAAACTTAATAGACAGTATCTTTTTTGACACCatatatttcagtattttttactgaatgaatgtgtgtgtgtgtgtgtgtgtgtgtgtgtctgtgtgtctgtgtgtcttgtTTCAGAGACCCCCCGTAACCCATGTCGTATGAGCTGTGGGCAGCATGGGCGACTGAATGTCTCTTCATGCCTGTGTCACTGTCACCGTGGGTTCACTGGCCGCTTCTGCCAGGGTATGCCATTGTTTGTCTGATCAGAGCCACAGTACTGGCTTGGTGCCATCTAAAGGAACCACTTGTGCCCTTGAAAGAAAGGCTAAAAGTTTAGTGTAACTTTGGAGGCCATTATTTTTTCATCCTGATCCTGAagtagttttatttttgtagatCTTACATAGATATTAGTAGAACTGTACATTGAGTGTTTCTAATATGTTAAACATAATTTtgataatattatttttattccaagtcacATCCTTTTATTCTGATTGTGTTTCATACATAAACATGTAGGAATTGTGATAGTATCCACCTGGACTGGCATTGcagagaaatgtattttttattcagtttttcagttttttttattcagaccACCTAAACATTCTCCTCTTTCAGagtacaataaatatattattatattagatTCAAATGGCATTCTGCATCATCCCTAAACATAACAGTTTTGCCTTTCCAGTGCCTACTCCTTTTTGTCAGTTTGGAATGCATTCCTTATGCTTATTCCTTTTCTTACCTGTCTTTTTCACCATGAATAGATTTGTTGTGATTTATGTATGCTGTTGACATGTTTCAGTGCGCTGCAGTGTACAATGTGTACATGGGCGGTACAAGGAGGAAGAGTGTTCCTGTTTGTGTGATGTAGGTTATGGAGGAGCAGAGTGTTCAGGTGTGTATGTGAGCATTAGGATTGTCTTGCCATGATTTATCTGCCTCAGTTTTGCACATTTGCTAAACCATTGACTGTTACCTCAGCTGAGACTGTTATTATTGTGCCTACCGTGATCCCTACTGTGCCAAACAAAATCTCTCAAGgtttgagacaaaaaaaaaaatcatctgctTTTGAAGATGGCTTTCTTACACAACCTATGCTGCTCTTCTTCAGAGAAGCTAAGTTTTCCCTATCATAGCTGTGACATCCAGATAGATGGCAAGTGCTTCATGGTGTCCTCTGAAGCTCAGACATACTACACTGCAAAGTTGCGCTGTCAGGTGAGAAAGATTACAGACATGTGGATTTTATCATCCCTAGTTGGTGTCGGGCTAGTAAAACCAGCCTTGGATGCATTTCCTTTTAGGACTAGTTGGATCTAGTTGTGTGTATGTTCTGGCAGGAAAGAGGGGGCATTCTGGCTCAAGTGACTAATCAAAAGGTCCAGGACATCATAGCTTTTTACCTCAGCCAGCTTGAGAACACCAATGAGGTCACTGACCGTGACTTCGAGACCTGCAATTTCTGGATGGGTGAGAACACGTCTTCCTAACAGTACATTTCTGAAATGGGTGACATCTCTTTTTATCCATATGACTTCACATTGTGTTCTTACTGTCATTTCTTTTTTGAAATGGTTGATCTTTCTGATATCGCAGGCAAGAAATCATTGGGCATAGTGGAAATGTGCATTATTTGCATTTCATAAAAATTGTTTTCCCTCTCTTGCAAAACcaatttacagtaaaaacacTTCCATGTGTTTCATAATATTTCCACTGAATAATATGTTGGTTTGATGGAAATATGTGAaaactcattttattttttttatttttccctgcGGTGTAAAGTGATATAAAGTAAATCAGAAGAATGGGAAAAACTATACAGATACAAACTGGAAGACTACATGACACATAAATGAGCTTTTCATGacataaatgtaaaacaattcCAAGAAGGTTAAAAAATCTTTGATCATTATGTCATTTCACCTTCAGACAACTAATGTGTGTGGTAATAAGCCATTATAAACATCATTAcagaaatatgtttaattttttgttttaaataattattcatgTAATTTTAATTGGAGTGAAATATTAAAGattgtatttttctttcagaagctgcttaaaatatatacacaaacttttaaatactttgttgcaatagattttttttaaattgtatttaattttgttttttacaaaaaCAGGTTTGACATATAAACCACTAAAAGACTCTTTTCGCTGGGATGCAGGGGAGACCCTATCCTTTACTAGCTTTGCTTTTGGACAGCCAGATAATCAAGGGTAAGAACATGAAAAAATATaccttactgtgtgtgtgtgtgggggggggggggtgtaattTACTTGGCTGAAGATAATATAGAGCTGTAATCCTTGTGTTTGACCATTGGGTGTCCCTCTTTACTCTCtttactctctctgactttagcTTTGGGAATTGTGTTGAACTACAAGCGTCCAGTGGCTTTAACTGGAATGACCAACGTTGCAAGACTCACAACAGATACATCTGTGAATTTGGTAAGTAACAACATAACAAGTGTCAAATACACAATTAGGTAAATAcacaaaaatccacaaaaaggTAAATGATCAAGaagaatttaaaaaagcataattaaattaaaccaTTCCGTTGGCATTATTTTACATGCATAAAGTACTTTATATCAGGTGGatattcactgaaaaccatATTTAGAAAGTATAACTTCTGTACTGAACAGTTTATACAAATATTCACATGATGACAAGAAAATCTATGAAGGAAATGACACTGCACTGATATAAGTGCTGGAACAAATTAATACATGATGTCAGTTACagatataaaataaacagcttTGTATATTGTAATCAATTATAGACAGacaatatttgatattttaaccCAAGAAATAGTTTTTGAACTGTTATTTTTCTGACGTATGGTTCTtttgcatatatttatatttatatcacatTCTCCATAAAATATAGACAATATGCATAAATCTGTCTTATATGTTGTATGTTAGTTGAAAGATTCTTTATATCAgtgttataaatgtaaaaata is a window from the Hoplias malabaricus isolate fHopMal1 chromosome 11, fHopMal1.hap1, whole genome shotgun sequence genome containing:
- the LOC136709925 gene encoding C-type lectin domain family 18 member C-like, which gives rise to MRCSTGPPCLAPLLTVILSVFSTCTSWTVSPERGLGVKEHFQIVTQHNRLRSRVSPMAANMQKMEWDSMLATLAQERAESCLKDPALFEERMQNTGWNIHQSPHSVASFSEVINSWFQEGQDYNYQSGQCRNNGTCKHYTQLVWATSSQVGCAVHVCGIGGVHWDLFVCAYFPGGNWEVNGRLVVPYKAGVYCSLCTSSMSGCFRLWDHVGGLCETPRNPCRMSCGQHGRLNVSSCLCHCHRGFTGRFCQVRCSVQCVHGRYKEEECSCLCDVGYGGAECSEKLSFPYHSCDIQIDGKCFMVSSEAQTYYTAKLRCQERGGILAQVTNQKVQDIIAFYLSQLENTNEVTDRDFETCNFWMGLTYKPLKDSFRWDAGETLSFTSFAFGQPDNQGFGNCVELQASSGFNWNDQRCKTHNRYICEFGPEHVALWQFGR